CGCGCGGCAGCGAGCATAAGCTTTTCTCGGTAGATAAAGATTTGAAGATGATCATTCATCCGGAAAGCGTCGGCGGGACGCCGGCGGGGCGAATGATTCATCAAGAATCGAATCAATTGCTCATCGCTCACTACTTGATTGATCACGAAGGCGGAGTCCGGACGATTTCTCCGCAAGAGATGCCGATTCGAGTTACGGCCATCGCGCGACATCTGGAAGATCCCGTCAACCTGGTCTATTACATCGATATGGAAGGGAGCATCTGGGAAGCCAACGTTCATACGCTCGCGGTCAAGCAGCTTTTTAAGAAGCCTGTCCCCGGTTGGCACGGCAAAGGGGGATATACCGGCCAAGGGCGGCTAGTCGTTTCGAACAACGGCGAGCACCCGGCAGGCACGTACGATGATTTGCTTGTCGGCGGAGCTGCAGTGGGAGAAGAAGAACGCGGCGTGCTCGCCCAATGGGACGGCAAGACGTGGGAAATTATCGAGCGTCGACAATACACGGACGTGACCGGCCCGAAAGGGATTGCCGGCGGCGGCGACCAGGACGACCCGATCTGGGCGATTGGATGGGATCGCCGCAGTTTGCGTCTCAAACTTTTGGATGCAGGAACTTGGCGCACCTACCTGCTTCCCAAAGCTTCCCTCTGCAATGATGCTCGGCATGGGTGGTACACCGAATGGCCTCGAATTCGCGAGTTAGCGGCTGGTCGCGGCATGCTGGACATGCATGGAATGTTCTTCGATTTCCCGATGAGCTTTTCCGTGCAAAACGCCAGCGGCATTCAGCCGATCGGTAGTCATCTGCGTTACGTTCCCGACTTTTGTCAATGGAACGATCAACTAGTCTTGGCGACGGATGAAACCAGTATTCAAGGCAACCATCTCGCCGGACAACCGCAATCGAATCTTTGGTTCGGCAAGTACGAAGACCTGAAGTCATGGGGGCCGGCGAACGGATATGGAGGCCCCTGGATTGAAGATGCAGTAAAAGCCAATCAGCCGTCGGATCCCTTTCTTGTCGCCGGATTTGATCAACGTATTCTTCATTTGGCCCTGGGGCGCAATAGTCAGCATTCGTCAGAACTAGGGAATCGAACCACCGGAAAAATAAAGATCACCGAGATGCCGCCGCAACTAGCGCGGTTGCCGCGCGTCACCACGCAACGAGGCGATTATCATCAGCCGGCGCCCGGTTTTTCGTTCCGAGTCAATCAGCCGGTCACGGTTTATCTGGTCGTCGATCGACGCGGTAATCCGCGTTTGGACGAAACCTGGAAGAGGACCGACTTGTCGTTGACCTGGAATCATCACAATCAAGATGTGATCTACACCAAAGCCTTCGCCAGCGGCGAGATCACCATTCCTGGTAATGATGCGGAGCATATCGCCGGCGATTATGGAATGCCTCACATGGCCTGCGTCGCCGGACAAGATGAAAGCTTGAAGATTGAAGCGAATGAAAATGCGACCGTCACGCAGCTTCTTCCAACCAAGTCGTCCCCTGCTTCCAGCACGTTGCCGGTTCGGTTTACGCTCGAAGTCGATCGCCAGGGGAATGGAGTCTGGGAAGAGTATTCGACAGTCGATGTCGAACCGAGCGGCGCCGTCGTTCACCATTTTCCGAACGATCTTGACGCGGTATGGTTACGATTGAAAACCGATCGTGACTGCGTAGCCACCGCCGTCTTGCACCAGACGTCAGCGCAGTATCCTGCCGAGCGCAGCGCACAGGGAGATTCGCTATTCGTCGGCTTGGCGTCGGCTAGCAGTCCCGCCAAGTCGGTCCACGCGGGGCTCTTATACGCCGCCAAACGGAGCCGAGATTTACGCGTCGTCGGCTCTTCAGGCCAGTTTTTCGAGTTCACCAAAGACCGTTTTGAATTTCGACCCGATAAAGCGGATCCCCAATTGGCGAAGCGTTTGGAAGTCGCGGCGGAGTTCGCCGTGGACGATGCGTCCGTTATCGTGAAATACCAGGGAAAGCGATTCCGTTTACCGAAAGGCTCCAGCGCGTTTGATCGGCCGTTCGCTTCCGGTTGGCCTCGTGCGACTCGCGAAGTGGAGTCAGAACGATCTCTGGCGAACATCCATGGAACCTTTTACGAAGTTCCCCTGATCAACAACGGTCTGCCTCCGGCCTTTGAATTGATGCGGCCGATTAGCAGCCACGATAAGCAGATTACCGATTTCGCCTCGTGGAACGGTTTGCTGGTATTGGCCGGCGTGCGTGCTGACGCGGCCGAAGATGGACATGTGATCGCCAGCAGTGACGGTCAAATGGCCTTATGGTTTGGCGCCATTGATGACCTTTGGCAACTGGGAAAACCTGTCGGCGTGGGGGGCCCGTGGAAAGAGACGAAAGTGTCCGCAGGTCAACCGTCCGATCCGTATCTAATAACCGGTTATGACGAAAAGCGTTTGTCCTTGTCGGCCGATCAAGATACGGAGGTGACGTTGGAAATTGATTTCGACCACCTTAGCGGCTTTCATCCCTATCGCACGATTACGGTTCCCGCCGGTGAAGAGGTGACGCTCGATTTTCCCCAGGGATTCAGCGCCCATTGGATTCGCTGCGTTTCGAGCCAAGCTTGTACGGTTACGGCGCAATTAGAATATCGATAGTTAACGACGTGAAAACAGAGGGGCGCCCTGTGACGCATTCCCTTGAACCCACCCCGGGAAATACTCCTCCCTTGCAAGACTCTGAACGCAACGAAGATAGTCGAGCGAGCGAGTTCGTGCAGTTGTTGGGCAGCCATCAACGCCAATTGGTTTTGTATTTGACGAGCCTGCTTCATGACCGCGATGCCGTAGACGACGTATTTCAAGAGACCATGTTAGTGTTGTGGCGCGAGTTCCACAGTTATGAAGCAGGTACTAATTTTACCGCTTGGTCATGTCGAGTCGCGTACAATCAAGTCAGGGCTTGGCGAAAAAAACAGCAACGAGATCGTTTGCAATTTTCCGACGAATTTTTGGACGCGGTTAATCGCGAGCTAGAGATGAACGCAGATCACTTGCGCCGTCGTGACGAACTGCTGGCGCATTGTTTAGCCAAGTTGCCTGTCCATCATCGTCAGCTAATTCAATATCGATATTCGGCAGGCGAAGCGGTGACTCAAATTGCGGAACAAACGGATCGCAGTATCGAAGCGGTTTATCGTCTGTTAAGTCGAATTCGCCGTACGCTTCACGAATGCGTAAATCGGCAAATGGCGAAAGAGGATAACCAATGAGCCAAACTGATGAACGAGACGCCTTTTATCGTCTGTGCGACGCCGTTTTAGACGGGCGCTCAACGCCAGACGAGTTGGCGCAGCTAGAGTCGTTGATTCTTGGATTACCAGAATTGCGCCGCGAGTATGTGGAAATTTCGCACTTGCACGCCTCGCTTCGTTTAGCGGGAGAAGGTTCGCCCGGCGCTGGCGAGCCCGCAGTTCCCTCATCTCCGACCAGTCGCCGTAAGATCACCACGTCATTGCAGACATTTTTGTGGTCAGCGACGGCGGCGGCGTTGGCCTTGGCGGCTTCCGTCTTTGGGATCCTGTTCGCGATCTCTTCTCAAGATCGCGCGCCTCAGCCTTTCGTGAGCATTTCATCGACCGCCGGCAGTCAGTTCGCTTCGGCGACGTTTTCGACGACCAACGATTCTCGGATTGGCGCGGGACGAGTAAAGTTGAAAGAGGGAATCGTCACGCTGCGATTTGATGTTGGTGCGCTGGTTGAACTTGAGGGACCAGCCGACTTCGAGATTCTGAACCCGATGAAAGGACGTTTGCATGACGGCAAGTTGGTCGCGACCGTTGGGGCCGCCGCCAAGGGGTTTTCGATTGAGACGCCGGATGCGAACCTGATCGATCAAGGCACTTGCTTTGGCGTGGTCGTGACCGATCAAGGAAGCGGCTGTCTGCAGGTCTTTGAGGGACTGGTGGATGTCGAACATCGACAAAGCGGCAAGCAGATTTCTGTTCGAG
The nucleotide sequence above comes from Blastopirellula sp. J2-11. Encoded proteins:
- a CDS encoding sigma-70 family RNA polymerase sigma factor, with amino-acid sequence MQDSERNEDSRASEFVQLLGSHQRQLVLYLTSLLHDRDAVDDVFQETMLVLWREFHSYEAGTNFTAWSCRVAYNQVRAWRKKQQRDRLQFSDEFLDAVNRELEMNADHLRRRDELLAHCLAKLPVHHRQLIQYRYSAGEAVTQIAEQTDRSIEAVYRLLSRIRRTLHECVNRQMAKEDNQ
- a CDS encoding DNRLRE domain-containing protein, whose protein sequence is MSQTDERDAFYRLCDAVLDGRSTPDELAQLESLILGLPELRREYVEISHLHASLRLAGEGSPGAGEPAVPSSPTSRRKITTSLQTFLWSATAAALALAASVFGILFAISSQDRAPQPFVSISSTAGSQFASATFSTTNDSRIGAGRVKLKEGIVTLRFDVGALVELEGPADFEILNPMKGRLHDGKLVATVGAAAKGFSIETPDANLIDQGTCFGVVVTDQGSGCLQVFEGLVDVEHRQSGKQISVRESQSLKITSERVDWLEETQKYGKEQYRGSSSETPRQTQITTATGAGSDHWLIRDEAERYGPQDLLMIKWAEDDWSNFDRKIYLKFDLSGVDVKQVSEAVLSVTASDTQLGFASRMPDATYAVYAVTNDQLDYWEPDTLTWKNAPANVDAADRLDITQTQMVGRFQIPHGQKHGLFSIDSPALLDIVRHDANRLVTLVIVPETQEAKGDALVHGFASGNHATLPPPTLRLTMADAP